A single window of Pontiella agarivorans DNA harbors:
- a CDS encoding sigma-54-dependent transcriptional regulator, with protein sequence MAKILIADDDPTILSLLNKILLSKGYEVQLAEHGGVAEKLLKSEQFDLLISDIKMEPVDGMQLLKRTRQLRPHVGAIMLTAYATVATAVEAMKEGAFDYIPKPFKIDELLETVKRALEYQKSLSEQIGGDGHIEAKKYFGNIVAESEQMINVCEMIKRVAPTKTTIMISGESGTGKELVAEAVHSFSARSEGPFLPVNCAALPETLIESELFGHTRGAFTGANADKKGLFEAARGGTLFLDEINSIPHSLQSKLLRAIQNKKIRKVGGTEEFDVDVRILAASNRNLENMVKEGTFREDLFYRLSVISIDIPPLKTRPEDVLPLAQHFISHELEPGEEFPAMDNTVLGILQSYSWPGNVRELQNVIQHCLTFLHDGKITKETLPSKLIVSYEENPAAQQKAALTGGFEKGKSLKAFLRAKEKEYLKTVIDTMGGDKVAAAKELDISLATLYRKLPEEEQDS encoded by the coding sequence ATGGCCAAAATTCTTATTGCGGATGATGATCCGACGATTTTAAGTTTGTTGAACAAAATCCTTCTTTCCAAGGGGTACGAAGTGCAGCTGGCCGAACATGGTGGCGTGGCTGAAAAACTCCTTAAATCCGAGCAGTTTGATCTCCTGATTTCCGACATAAAAATGGAACCGGTCGATGGCATGCAACTGCTCAAGCGCACCCGTCAGCTTCGCCCCCATGTCGGCGCAATTATGCTGACCGCCTACGCCACAGTGGCCACGGCGGTTGAAGCCATGAAGGAAGGAGCCTTCGACTACATCCCCAAACCCTTCAAAATCGATGAACTGCTCGAAACGGTAAAACGAGCGCTGGAATACCAGAAATCGCTCTCCGAACAGATCGGCGGCGACGGACACATCGAAGCCAAAAAATATTTCGGCAACATTGTCGCCGAGAGCGAACAGATGATCAATGTATGCGAAATGATCAAACGCGTTGCCCCCACCAAAACCACCATCATGATCTCCGGGGAAAGCGGAACCGGCAAAGAGCTGGTCGCCGAAGCTGTTCACAGTTTCAGCGCCCGTTCTGAAGGGCCTTTCCTTCCCGTTAACTGTGCCGCACTGCCCGAGACTCTGATTGAATCCGAACTCTTCGGCCATACCAGAGGGGCATTCACCGGAGCCAATGCTGACAAAAAAGGCCTGTTTGAGGCAGCCCGGGGAGGCACCCTCTTCCTCGACGAAATCAACTCCATCCCACACAGCCTGCAGTCCAAGCTGCTCCGTGCCATCCAGAACAAGAAAATCCGAAAAGTGGGTGGAACCGAAGAATTCGATGTCGATGTCCGCATTCTGGCCGCATCAAACCGCAATCTGGAAAACATGGTAAAAGAAGGCACCTTCCGCGAAGACCTGTTTTACCGCCTCAGCGTCATTTCCATTGATATTCCCCCACTGAAAACACGCCCGGAGGATGTACTTCCGCTGGCCCAGCATTTCATCAGTCATGAACTGGAACCCGGGGAAGAATTCCCCGCCATGGACAATACCGTACTCGGCATTCTCCAAAGCTACAGCTGGCCTGGCAACGTCCGCGAACTGCAGAACGTGATCCAGCATTGCCTGACCTTCCTTCACGACGGAAAAATCACCAAGGAGACCCTGCCCTCAAAACTCATTGTCTCCTACGAGGAAAATCCCGCCGCGCAGCAAAAAGCAGCACTGACCGGGGGATTTGAAAAAGGGAAATCCCTCAAAGCCTTCCTGCGCGCCAAAGAAAAAGAATATCTGAAAACGGTTATTGATACCATGGGCGGTGATAAAGTCGCCGCAGCCAAGG
- a CDS encoding type II secretion system F family protein: MPKNLNKAQGSLPVVRGARKIRLKELSVFTRQVAAMLSAGMPLVQTLAAMEQQTVNKNFRPVIQGIRARVEGGSMYSEALVFYPSIFDELYISMMRAGEVAGILPDVCARVADFLEASNKLRAKVKSAMMYPSVVMVVAIGLATALIMFVVPVFAEMFSDFGGQLPWLTQKLLDFSNLLTTYWYIALAVLCGLIYGFKYVYKTDRGHYKIDEMKLRFPILGELATKVAISRFASTFSQLLHSGVQIMESLEIVGLATGNRVIGDSLLDAKKTVEEGQPLSAALEPNKFYPRMLVHMLSAGEKTGQVDEMMDKVSEFYDSEVETMVSGLTSMIEPLLMVFIGGIIGTIVVAMFLPIFKMSEVVM; encoded by the coding sequence ATGCCTAAAAATCTGAATAAAGCACAGGGCAGCCTCCCGGTCGTGCGGGGGGCGCGTAAAATCAGACTCAAGGAACTCTCGGTCTTCACCCGGCAGGTCGCGGCCATGCTTTCCGCCGGCATGCCGTTGGTGCAAACCCTCGCCGCCATGGAGCAGCAAACGGTCAACAAGAACTTCAGACCGGTCATTCAGGGCATCCGCGCACGGGTGGAAGGCGGGTCCATGTATTCCGAAGCACTCGTCTTCTATCCAAGCATTTTCGATGAGCTGTATATCAGCATGATGCGCGCCGGCGAGGTCGCCGGTATTCTGCCGGATGTCTGCGCCCGTGTTGCCGACTTTCTTGAGGCCAGTAACAAACTGCGAGCCAAGGTTAAATCCGCCATGATGTACCCGAGCGTCGTCATGGTGGTGGCTATCGGTCTCGCCACCGCACTGATCATGTTTGTTGTCCCCGTCTTCGCGGAAATGTTCTCCGATTTCGGCGGGCAACTTCCGTGGCTCACACAGAAACTGCTCGATTTCAGCAATCTGCTCACCACCTACTGGTATATTGCGCTGGCTGTACTGTGCGGACTCATTTACGGGTTTAAATACGTCTATAAAACAGATCGGGGCCATTACAAAATCGACGAAATGAAATTGCGCTTTCCAATCCTTGGAGAACTGGCAACCAAGGTCGCCATCAGCCGCTTTGCATCCACCTTTTCTCAGCTCCTGCATAGTGGCGTCCAAATCATGGAATCGCTGGAAATCGTCGGTCTGGCCACCGGAAACCGGGTCATTGGCGATTCCCTGCTCGACGCAAAAAAAACCGTCGAAGAAGGACAACCGCTCTCCGCGGCTCTGGAACCCAATAAATTCTACCCCCGCATGCTCGTTCATATGTTGTCCGCCGGAGAAAAAACCGGTCAGGTGGATGAAATGATGGATAAAGTCTCAGAGTTTTATGACAGCGAGGTGGAGACCATGGTATCGGGTCTCACATCCATGATTGAACCGCTGCTCATGGTTTTCATCGGGGGCATCATCGGCACCATCGTGGTGGCCATGTTCCTTCCCATCTTCAAAATGAGTGAAGTGGTCATGTAA
- a CDS encoding GspE/PulE family protein produces the protein MNSKNIIDCLKALRPIPPEVFAATEQEAQDSNVPLEQLLVKHGVVSETDLVMATAEYMDLRPISLSRFTLDHDLLELMDKHRWQDLRALPIAKTGNLLTVAMADPFDLIGRDTITISTQCELIPVVALSNEIEMLLESVDKKPEQGLDDLLKDMVDEGAVELGLDGLEGESLDDAAADADEAPVIRIVNSILIEALRKGASDIHIEPMEKTVRLRNRVDGVLYESSSPPKNLQNAIISRLKIMSQLDIAERRIPQDGRFKIKALGKEVDIRMSILPTVHGEKIVMRILDKSALVPSLEALNLDQLSLDNFEYALAQPYGMILVTGPTGSGKTTTLYSALQELNDTGTNIITTENPVEYQLEGINQVQINPAVGLTFASALRSILRQDPDVVMVGEIRDKETATIAVEAALTGHMVLSTLHTNDAAGAIARLVDMGIEPFMLASSLLLTQAQRLYRKLCPVCKKPMDIPTETLKRNRIDPATMQDVQFYERIGCPKCNNIGYKGRGGVMEILLIDDILRNTILTNSEADAIKRIGVENGMRTLREAGLDRVREGLTSIEEIMRVTSEH, from the coding sequence ATGAATTCAAAAAATATTATAGATTGTCTCAAGGCACTGCGGCCGATTCCTCCGGAAGTCTTTGCCGCTACAGAACAGGAGGCCCAAGACAGCAACGTTCCACTCGAGCAGCTGCTGGTTAAACACGGCGTCGTTTCAGAGACCGATCTGGTCATGGCTACTGCAGAATACATGGATCTGCGCCCCATCAGCCTGAGCCGATTCACACTGGATCATGACCTGCTCGAACTAATGGATAAACATCGCTGGCAGGATCTACGTGCCCTTCCCATAGCCAAAACAGGCAACTTGCTGACCGTTGCCATGGCCGATCCGTTTGACCTGATCGGACGCGATACCATTACCATTTCAACACAGTGTGAACTTATCCCTGTGGTGGCGCTCAGCAACGAAATCGAAATGCTTCTGGAAAGTGTTGATAAAAAACCGGAACAGGGACTGGACGACCTCCTGAAGGATATGGTCGATGAAGGAGCCGTTGAACTTGGCCTGGATGGTCTAGAGGGAGAAAGTCTCGATGATGCCGCTGCCGATGCCGACGAAGCTCCGGTTATCCGCATTGTGAATTCAATTCTTATTGAAGCGCTCCGGAAAGGCGCATCAGACATTCATATTGAACCGATGGAAAAAACGGTCCGGCTGCGCAACCGCGTCGATGGGGTACTCTATGAATCATCCAGTCCGCCGAAAAACCTCCAGAACGCAATCATTTCGCGCCTGAAAATCATGTCGCAACTCGATATCGCCGAACGGCGGATTCCGCAGGACGGCCGCTTCAAAATCAAGGCCCTGGGCAAAGAAGTTGACATCCGCATGAGCATTCTACCCACCGTTCACGGTGAAAAGATAGTAATGCGTATTCTCGACAAAAGCGCCCTCGTCCCGAGTCTGGAAGCACTGAATCTCGATCAGCTTTCGCTCGATAACTTTGAGTATGCACTGGCACAGCCGTACGGAATGATTCTCGTTACGGGCCCGACCGGTTCAGGAAAAACCACCACCCTCTACTCCGCCCTGCAGGAACTCAATGACACCGGAACCAACATCATCACCACGGAAAACCCGGTGGAGTACCAGCTTGAAGGCATCAATCAGGTGCAGATCAATCCCGCTGTGGGATTAACCTTTGCCTCGGCTCTTCGTTCTATTCTGCGTCAGGACCCGGATGTGGTCATGGTCGGGGAAATTCGCGATAAAGAGACCGCCACCATCGCCGTTGAAGCGGCACTTACCGGTCATATGGTACTCAGCACCCTGCATACAAATGATGCCGCCGGGGCCATTGCGCGTTTGGTGGATATGGGAATCGAGCCGTTCATGCTGGCCTCATCGCTCCTGCTGACCCAGGCCCAACGTCTGTACCGCAAACTCTGCCCGGTATGCAAAAAGCCAATGGATATCCCCACTGAAACCCTAAAGCGCAACCGCATCGATCCCGCCACCATGCAGGATGTACAGTTCTACGAACGTATCGGCTGCCCGAAATGCAACAATATCGGTTATAAAGGCCGCGGCGGCGTCATGGAAATTCTGCTCATCGACGATATCCTCCGCAACACCATTCTCACCAACTCCGAAGCCGACGCGATTAAACGGATCGGCGTCGAAAACGGCATGCGCACGTTGCGCGAAGCCGGTCTGGATCGTGTCCGTGAAGGACTCACCTCCATTGAAGAAATTATGCGCGTAACCAGTGAACACTAA
- a CDS encoding general secretion pathway protein GspB, producing MSSGLSTPDERVAGEKRPVRPAVMVITMVLMIAVLMLTAVMMIYYATLQQNESTGSSVTEKPAIPGETGQALSFLKTLTAHSTTPPDDAETGNGSSFSLFGKTDGNIRWPKLSLTGHGRRPDGSGAFAIINGHQYQPGQIINGKVKIIEIREHDVLVEFSGETNSLIVDVHN from the coding sequence ATGAGCAGCGGACTATCCACACCCGACGAACGCGTTGCCGGCGAGAAGCGCCCCGTCAGACCGGCAGTGATGGTGATTACCATGGTGCTTATGATTGCAGTACTTATGCTCACTGCGGTTATGATGATTTACTATGCCACCCTGCAGCAAAACGAATCGACCGGCTCTTCAGTCACCGAAAAACCGGCCATACCAGGCGAGACCGGACAAGCATTGTCTTTTCTTAAGACACTCACCGCCCACTCCACCACCCCTCCGGATGACGCAGAAACAGGCAACGGAAGCAGTTTTTCGCTCTTCGGAAAAACGGACGGCAACATACGCTGGCCGAAACTCAGTCTGACCGGCCACGGCAGGCGACCGGACGGCAGTGGCGCTTTCGCCATCATCAACGGCCATCAGTATCAGCCCGGTCAGATCATCAACGGCAAAGTCAAAATAATTGAAATCCGCGAGCACGATGTTCTGGTTGAATTTTCAGGAGAAACCAACAGCCTCATCGTGGACGTTCACAATTAA
- the pilM gene encoding pilus assembly protein PilM, with translation MLKKIFSKDREASRFSDLIGVDFSTTATKVVRLKKGQEGLTLIGMDLLPAVKIAGLESSRLPLPRNLTTNYSCLSYTGDRAVVRMFSAHINEDQDRPDDQKIRAQLNVADDFRVSVQLIKRGRGRQDSTFLAAAIPEADAEQMLGIFSSGPPAPASLEIAGLSFINAFLHAKGKECEEATVCLLETGETISYFAFLTNGAITLVGKLPFGAKQLREQVAEDLGLEEELAASILDDASINISSSVAAAIGPQMKQLSISKDFIERHQGSRISRVYLSGGLSLLGSWGAEVGRLLHAKVEVWNPLENIQFDPNLIDSTVVQQSTRFAAAIGAAIGGIE, from the coding sequence ATGTTGAAAAAAATATTCAGCAAGGACCGCGAAGCATCGCGGTTTTCCGATTTGATCGGAGTTGATTTTTCTACGACCGCCACAAAGGTGGTCAGGCTGAAGAAGGGGCAGGAAGGACTTACGCTGATCGGGATGGATCTGCTGCCCGCCGTTAAGATTGCAGGTCTGGAGTCTTCGCGGCTGCCGCTGCCGCGGAATCTGACAACGAACTACAGCTGCCTCTCCTATACGGGAGACCGGGCGGTGGTTAGGATGTTCAGTGCGCATATCAACGAGGACCAGGATCGACCGGATGATCAGAAAATCCGTGCTCAACTGAATGTGGCCGACGATTTCCGCGTTTCGGTTCAGTTGATCAAACGCGGGCGGGGTCGACAGGATTCAACATTTCTGGCGGCGGCGATTCCGGAAGCTGATGCTGAGCAAATGCTTGGGATATTTTCGTCCGGACCTCCGGCACCGGCCTCGTTAGAAATTGCCGGCCTTTCCTTCATCAACGCCTTTCTACATGCAAAAGGGAAGGAGTGCGAGGAAGCAACCGTGTGTCTTCTGGAAACCGGAGAAACCATCAGTTATTTTGCTTTTCTGACGAATGGCGCAATTACACTGGTGGGGAAGCTTCCGTTCGGAGCCAAGCAACTTCGCGAGCAGGTGGCCGAAGATCTTGGCCTGGAGGAAGAGCTGGCTGCGTCCATTCTCGATGATGCCTCCATCAATATTTCATCTTCGGTTGCAGCTGCCATTGGGCCCCAGATGAAACAGCTTTCCATCTCAAAAGATTTTATCGAACGTCATCAGGGCAGCCGGATCTCCAGAGTTTATCTTTCCGGCGGGCTCAGTCTGCTGGGCAGTTGGGGGGCGGAGGTCGGCAGGCTTCTTCATGCCAAGGTCGAGGTCTGGAATCCTCTGGAGAATATCCAATTCGATCCCAACCTGATCGATAGCACGGTGGTACAGCAGTCAACACGTTTTGCGGCGGCAATTGGTGCTGCGATCGGGGGGATAGAATAA